The DNA window TTCCGCTCTCCCATCAGCACCGGGATCATGAGCAGCAGGCTCGCCCACACCGCGAGGAAGCGGGCCTGGAAGAGCTGATCGAAGATGCTCTCGAAGCGCTCGCCCATCGTCTCTTCGTGGCGCACCGAGCGTGGCGGCCCCGGTGGCGCCGGCGCCCTGGGAACCGACATCCCGGGCTCGCGCGGCGGCGCAGGCTCTCGCGGCATGTCGTCGCTCTCGTCCCGGTGCGAAAGGCGCTCGATCGCCGAGGCCCCGAGCGCGTGCCCTTGCGGCTCGACCGGCGCGACGGCGCGCTCGTGCTCCATCGGGCCGCTCCAGGGATCGACGTCTTTCGAAGGTCCTCCCATCCCACCAGCGCGCGAGCCCTCGTACCCCGACGGCGCCTGCTGCGCGGCCTGAGCGAGCTGCGCGGCCTGCGCCGCCTGCGCCGCCTGCGCCTGCGCCGCTTGCGCCTGCGCCGCTTGCGCCTGCGCCGCCTGCGTCTGCGCCGCTTGCGCCTGCGCCATCTCGGCGGCCTGCGCTTCGCCGAATGCCTCGTAACGCGGGAACGTGCCGAGCGGCGCCCCGGTCGGCGGCGACTCCAGCACCACCTTCACCGGCAAGTAGAGGCGGTTCAGCTCCTCGATGGGAATCTTCTCCACCCCCTCTTGCGTCAGCTTGGCCCGCGCCGTGTCGATCGCGCCTTGCTCTTCCTGGATCGCCTTCTTGCAGCCCGCGAGCGTCGCGTTGAAGTCGAGCGCGATGGTCCCTTGCGAGCGCCGGTCCTCTGGATCGAGTGCCGTGCACTCGCGCACGATGCGGCGCGCGTCGGGCCCGCGCGTGCGGTGAAGCACGGCGAGCTCGAGCTGCTCTCGCCCTTCCACCGTCCGCGAGACGTCCGCGCGCGTCAGGTAGCGGTAGCGCACGCGCATCGCCGTCCGGTGTGCGTCCAGCGCCGTGTCCACGACCTCCACCGCCTCGCGCTCGAACACCTCGGTCTTCACCCCGGGCACCTCGCGCTTGCTCACCAGCACGTGGGCTTGCCGGAGCGCAGGGAAGACCGAGAGCACCTGCTGCCGCACCCGCTCCACGATCACGAAGTCGGAGGCGCCGGGTTCGACGTAAACGTAGCTCTCGAAGCGGACCAGCGGCTGGTGTTCCTCTTCCTGAACACCGGCGTCTGGTGCGCTGCCCCCACCCCCACCGCAGGCAACCAACAGGGCCGCGCCGAATACGAGCGCGAGGCGCGAAGGTACGAGCATGACAGGCTACTCTAACGCGGGTTGGCTCATGCGAGGCCAGCCGCGCGTGCAATTGCTTTGCGAACCAGGATCCGGACCATCTGCCTGCGCCAGATCACCTCCTCGTCGAGGTTGCTCAGCGGCCTGCATTCGTTGAAGGCGGCCTCAGCAAGTGCCTCGACGAGCTGTTCCCGCGGTGATCCAGGCGGAATCGAGGCGGCCGCACGGACCCGTCTCGGGCGCGCTCCCAGCGCGGAAACCACCACATCGGCGGCCTCCACCGACCCGGGCGCGCCACAGCCCACCTCACCGCGATCGACGCGAGCCGCCACCGACAGCAGCGGGAAGTCGATCGCTCCACGCCGCCGTAGCTTCTCGAACGCGCTCAGACGCCCCGGGACGAGGGGCACGCTCACCCGGACCACCACCTCGCCCGGGACGAGCACGGTGTTGCGGATGCCGTCGGCAGTGTAGAAGTCGGCCGCCGCGACCCGCCGCTCCCCCTTGGGCCCGAGCACCTCGATCGTCGCTTCCAGGGCGATGAGCGCCGGGGCCGAGTCGTTGGACGCGGCCGCCACGCAGTTCCGGCCACCACGCACCACGTGGCACACGGTCCCGTCCTTCTTCAGACAGAAGCCCAGTGACTTCCGCCAGAAGTAGGTCTGGTTGTAGTAGCGACACCGCGTATCCAGGCAGATGTTGCCGCCCAGCGTCCCCATCGCCCGGTGGTGAGGCCCGCCGACCTGGGCGGCCGCCTCCGCGAGCGCTGGCGCCACCCGCTGCACGACCAGGCTCTCGGCCACCTCGAACAGGCGCATCCCCGCACCCACCAGAAGCCGTTCTCGCCCTTCGGCGTCACGCGAGAGCCGGATGCCCCGCAGCTCGTCGAGCCGGTTCACCGACACCAGCAGCTCCGGCGCGAACAGCCCGTGCTTCATGTTCGGGAGCAGATCGGTCCCCCCGGCGATGATCTGCGCCTTGTCCCCCAGCTCCGCGAGCAGGTTCACGGCCTCGGTCAGCGTCCGGGGCCGGTGGTACTTGAAGATCGGCAGCGGCAGCATGGCGCTTCAGTTCACTCCGCCGCGACCACGGCGCCCGCGCCGCTTTTGGACCCGACGCCGCCCGCGCTGCCCGCGCCGCCCGCGCCGCCCCTGGCGCCGTCTTCCACCTCGCGCCGTGCCTTCTCTTGCAGCGCCGCGAGCACCCGCGACGGCGTGAAGGGCAGCCGGTCGATGCGCACCCCCACCGCGTCGTAGATCGCGTTCGCGATCGCCGGAATCGACGGATGCAGCGGCCCCTCCCCGGCTTCCTTCGCCCCGTGCGGCCCCTCCGGGTCGTGCGACTCCACGATCAACGACACCAGATCCGGCACGTCGAGCGACGTCGGGATCCGGTAGTCGAGCAAGCTCGGGCCCTGGTGCAGCCCGTCCGCGCCGATCACGTGCTCCTCCAGCAGCGCCTCGGCCGCCCCCATGTACGCCGACCCCTCCATCTGCCCCTCCACCAGCGTCGGACACAGCGCCTTGCCGCAGTCGTGCGCGACCCAGATCGTCTTCACGTCCACCCGCCCCGTCTCCACGTCGACCGCCACCTCGGCCACGTGCGCCGTGAACGAGTACGCCGGCGACGCCCCGATCGTCCCGCCCCGGTAGTCGCCACCGAGCTTCGGCGTGTTGTAGTAGCCCACCGCCCCCAGCGTCCCGAAGCGCCCTTCCGCGAGCTGGATCGCCTCGGTCACCGTCACCCCGCGCCCGGGATCGTTCGCCACGACCAGCGCACCGCGCGTCACCAGGATCTCCTTCGGTGACACCTCGAGCTTCGCCGCCACCGCCTCGCGCAGCTTGTCGCGCACCTGCCGCGCCGCGTGCAGCGCCGCGTTGCCGTTCATGAACGTCCCGCGCGACGAGTACGCCCCGAGATCCACCGGCGCGAGGTCCGTGTCCCCCGAGATCACCCGCACCGCGCCCAGATCGAGCCCCAGCTCGTCGGCCACCAGCACCGCGAGCATCGTGTCGCAGCCCTGCCCGATCTCGCTCTGCCCCGAGAACACCGTCACCACGCCCGACCGGTCCACCTTGAGCTGCACCGCGCTCTGCGGCATGTCGTTCGGGTAGATCGCGTAGTTCGTCCCGCAGATGTACGCGCTCACCGCCACCCCGAGCCCGCGCCCCGGGCCGAGCTTCCCGCGCCGCTCTTTCCAGCCGCTCGACCGCTCCACCGCATCGAGGCAGGCCTCGATCCCGTTCGACGTCACGCGCATCCCGTTCAGCGTCGTCGACGCCGGCCCCACCAGGTTCTGGCGGCGCAGCGCGATGGGATCCATCCCGAGCCGCTCGGCGATCTTGTCGAGCGACACCTCGAACGCGAACCGCGGCTGCACGCTGCCGTGCCCCCGCTTCGGCCCGCAAGGCGGCTTGTTCGTGAAGTAGCGCGTCGACGAGAACCGGTAGCCCTCGGCGAACGCCGGCAGCGTCAAGAGCTGCCCCGAGTAGTACGCCGTCACCAGCCCGAACGACGAGTACGCGCCCCCGTCGATCGCCGTCTGCGCGTCCACCGCGGTGAGCTTGCCCTCGCGCGTCGCCCCCACCTTCATGTGCATCCGCATCGGGTGGCGGCCGCGGTGTGCATAGAACTCCTCTTCCCGCGTGTAGAGGATCTTCACCGGCCGCCCAGTCACCATCGCCAGCTTCGCCGCACAGAACTCCAGCGAAAATGGCTCGCTCTTGCCCCCGAACGCCCCGCCCACCGGCGGCTGGATCACCCGGATCCGCGCCGGCGACACCCGCAGGACCCGCGACAGCTCCCGGTGCAGGTAATGCGGCACCTGCGTCGTCGACCACACCGTGAGCAGCCCATTCTTGTCGTGCTGCGCGATCGCACAGTGCGTCTCGATCGGCGCGTGCGCCGATCCCTCGTAGTAGTAGTCCCCCTCGATCACCACGTCCGAGCCCGCGAGCAGCCCGTCCACGTCCCCGAACGACAGGGCGACTTCCTTGGACACATTGTCCTTGCCGCCCTTGCCCAGCCCCACCTCCGGCCGATCGATCGCCCCTTGCAGATCGGTCGCCGCCGGCAGCCGCTCGTACGTCACGTCCACCAGCTCCGCCGCCTCGTGCGCGAGCCGCTCGTCCTCTGCCGCCACACACGCCACCGCATCGCCCACGAAGCGCGCCCGCTCCAGCGCCAGCGGGAACTCGTCCGGCGTCCAGGGAATGATCCCGAACCGCTCCGGCATGTCCTTCCCGGTGATCACCGCCACCACCCCCCGCCGCGCCAGCGCCCGCGACGCGTCGATCTTCGCGATGCGCGCGTGCGGGTACGGGCAGCGCACGATGCGCCCCCAGAGCATCCGCGGCAGGTGGATGTCGTCCGTGTACCGCACCTGCCCCGTCACCCGCGGCGCGAGCAGCGCCCGCCCGCGCCGTCCCAGCAGGCCCGAGCCTTGCCCCGCGCTCATGACGCCTGCCCCTTGCGCGAGCGGCTCGCGTTCGACGGCAGAGGCTCCGGTGCGCACTCGTTGCCAGGCATGTCCACCCCGGCCTCCGCGTCCGCCTCGCCTCGCTTGATCTTCGCCGCCAGCTCCACCGCCTCGATGATCTTCGTGTACCCGGTACACCGGCACAGGTTGCCGGACAGCGCGAGCTTGATCTCGTCACGCGACGGACACGGACACCGCTCCAGCAGCGCCGTCGCGCTCATCAGCATCCCGG is part of the Chondromyces crocatus genome and encodes:
- a CDS encoding FAD binding domain-containing protein → MLPLPIFKYHRPRTLTEAVNLLAELGDKAQIIAGGTDLLPNMKHGLFAPELLVSVNRLDELRGIRLSRDAEGRERLLVGAGMRLFEVAESLVVQRVAPALAEAAAQVGGPHHRAMGTLGGNICLDTRCRYYNQTYFWRKSLGFCLKKDGTVCHVVRGGRNCVAAASNDSAPALIALEATIEVLGPKGERRVAAADFYTADGIRNTVLVPGEVVVRVSVPLVPGRLSAFEKLRRRGAIDFPLLSVAARVDRGEVGCGAPGSVEAADVVVSALGARPRRVRAAASIPPGSPREQLVEALAEAAFNECRPLSNLDEEVIWRRQMVRILVRKAIARAAGLA
- a CDS encoding xanthine dehydrogenase family protein molybdopterin-binding subunit, with translation MSAGQGSGLLGRRGRALLAPRVTGQVRYTDDIHLPRMLWGRIVRCPYPHARIAKIDASRALARRGVVAVITGKDMPERFGIIPWTPDEFPLALERARFVGDAVACVAAEDERLAHEAAELVDVTYERLPAATDLQGAIDRPEVGLGKGGKDNVSKEVALSFGDVDGLLAGSDVVIEGDYYYEGSAHAPIETHCAIAQHDKNGLLTVWSTTQVPHYLHRELSRVLRVSPARIRVIQPPVGGAFGGKSEPFSLEFCAAKLAMVTGRPVKILYTREEEFYAHRGRHPMRMHMKVGATREGKLTAVDAQTAIDGGAYSSFGLVTAYYSGQLLTLPAFAEGYRFSSTRYFTNKPPCGPKRGHGSVQPRFAFEVSLDKIAERLGMDPIALRRQNLVGPASTTLNGMRVTSNGIEACLDAVERSSGWKERRGKLGPGRGLGVAVSAYICGTNYAIYPNDMPQSAVQLKVDRSGVVTVFSGQSEIGQGCDTMLAVLVADELGLDLGAVRVISGDTDLAPVDLGAYSSRGTFMNGNAALHAARQVRDKLREAVAAKLEVSPKEILVTRGALVVANDPGRGVTVTEAIQLAEGRFGTLGAVGYYNTPKLGGDYRGGTIGASPAYSFTAHVAEVAVDVETGRVDVKTIWVAHDCGKALCPTLVEGQMEGSAYMGAAEALLEEHVIGADGLHQGPSLLDYRIPTSLDVPDLVSLIVESHDPEGPHGAKEAGEGPLHPSIPAIANAIYDAVGVRIDRLPFTPSRVLAALQEKARREVEDGARGGAGGAGSAGGVGSKSGAGAVVAAE